The following coding sequences lie in one Cydia fagiglandana chromosome 27, ilCydFagi1.1, whole genome shotgun sequence genomic window:
- the LOC134677850 gene encoding uncharacterized protein LOC134677850: MSKTSRAVIITTILAASFGVTQSKQTYGNVPDVLKKVLIKYEGIHNNSNNYDKIKDIRRSSSKDTDIEESIRKKINELKPILDDEKVYDRKGKIEFHENGKMESKTGQVDTPNQKYKKLRSEIEKHLKVEPISEETKHIVIEALDQIETELNVNDCDLKKAEGNYMRRGNSRERQPSIVIPNNARTDKILKHLKEKWDKVVSQYSMPADTTNHNDTIRKEAFVFLTQLRQFVFDVHEDYTKLQNTYEIECDSSDKVLRMNSPTFKQENVLDKDDTCIGVKLLICSAELLDFLADFYNQLNETYTEVFKNYIEMYEREIEYKKESFKHVLERTLAHAREKIKEMFSKELEKLNEILDNRSKRADGLKTIIDRTVENSKELIYASLSMKLKKLKPKLRLTIKEDIDVAIGIELGNLQKVYKDKMCEIFRTCNGDIALRKSIITVTTRQVNRLNPNSIKIRLRLGPVVPYKRIKKKHNIINHDHIRKQWKGHTKNALEFNEKVSARKTNILRPFNISEYTHTVNVTRTTYTEFTEKPTTVIVGNLSQVVENVTESDSPVVYY, from the exons ATGTCTAAGACTAGTCGAG CTGTAATTATAACTACCATTTTGGCAGCATCTTTCGGCGTAACTCAGTCAAAGCAGACATATGGTAACGTTCCTgatgtattaaaaaaagtacttataaAATACGAAGGTATTCATAATAATTCtaataattatgataaaatCAAAGACATCCGAAGGTCTTCGTCTAAGGATACAGACATTGAAGAATCAATACGTAAGAAAATAAACGAATTGAAGCCTATACTTGACGATGAAAAAGTATATGACAGAAAAGGAAAAATAGAATTTCACGAAAATGGAAAGATGGAAAGCAAAACAGGACAGGTGGATACCCCAAACCAGAAATATAAGAAACTGAGGAGCGAAATAGAAAAGCATTTAAAGGTTGAACCTATATCGGAAGAAACTAAACATATTGTTATTGAAGCTTTAGATCAGATTGAAACTGAATTGAACGTGAATGATTGCGATTTGAAGAAGGCAGAAGGAAATTACATGAGAAGAGGGAATTCACGCGAAAGACAACCTTCTATAGTTATTCCCAATAACGCACGGACGGATAAAATATTGAAacatttaaaagaaaaatgggATAAAGTAGTAAGTCAATACTCGATGCCCGCTGATACTACAAATCATAATGATACAATTCGAAAAGAAGCATTTGTGTTCCTTACACAGTTAAGACAGTTCGTTTTTGATGTTCATGAAGATTACACAAAACTGCAAAACACGTATGAGATTGAATGTGATTCGTCTGATAAAGTATTAAGAATGAACTCTCCGACTTTTAAACAAGAAAATGTACTTGATAAAGATGATACGTGCATTGGAGTTAAGCTTCTTATATGTTCGGCAGAACTATTAGATTTCTTAGCTGATTTCTATAACCAATTAAACGAAACATATACTGAAGTGTTCAAGAACTATATTGAGATGTATGAAAGAGAAATTGAATATAAGAAAGAATCTTTTAAACATGTCTTAGAACGTACTTTAGCTCACGCACGAGAAAAGATAAAGGAAATGTTTTCAAAAGAATTAGAAAAACTAAACGAAATTTTGGATAACCGTTCTAAAAGAGCTGATGGTCTTAAAACCATCATCGATAGAACAGTAGAAAATAGTAAAGAGTTAATTTACGCTTCCCTATCTATGAAACTGAAGAAATTGAAACCGAAACTTCGTTTAACTATTAAAGAAGACATAGACGTTGCAATCGGTATAGAATTGGGAAATCTACAAAAAGTATATAAGGATAAAATGTGTGAAATATTTCGAACTTGTAACGGTGACATTGCGTTGCGGAAAAGTATTATTACAGTTACCACACGACAGGTAAATCGTTTGAATCCAAATAGCATAAAAATAAGATTAAGACTAGGACCTGTTGTACCATACAAGAGAATTAAGAAAaagcataatataattaatcatGATCATATAAGAAAACAATGGAAAGGACACACAAAAAACGCCCTGGAATTTAATGAAAAAGTAAGTGCAAGAAAAACTAACATTTTAAGGCCTTTTAATATCAGTGAATATACGCATACAGTAAATGTGACAAGAACGACATATACAGAGTTTACTGAGAAACCTACAACAGTTATAGTGGGAAATTTATCGCAAGTGGTAGAAAATGTAACAGAGAGTGACTCCCCAGTGGTCTATTATTAG